The Engystomops pustulosus chromosome 4, aEngPut4.maternal, whole genome shotgun sequence genome contains a region encoding:
- the LOC140127397 gene encoding beta-1,3-galactosyl-O-glycosyl-glycoprotein beta-1,6-N-acetylglucosaminyltransferase 3-like codes for MFLCNHKRFRYFHFHRLLFLALLTLSGTILIKHMFNPCTIEDLQNPVDNARKQYCRRELYGFLRLRPQAQGELNCSKIISGDSDAIKQGLETNAASKGKFIPLNEKDFVNITSDCTNFKKVRKYVTLPMSKEEENFPIAYSMVVHTKIDMFERLLRAIYAPQNIYCVHVDEKSTEQFKAAVRAIASCFDNVFVASKLVKVVYASWSRVQADFNCMEDLLQSKVQWRYLLNTCGTDFPLKTNAEIVRVLKTLNGKNTMESESPTEFKRKRWEHRYEVGDHISETKTKKSPPPITSPMFTGNAYIVVSRDFVEYIFKDPQAQNLIDWAKDTYSPDEHLWATLNRMPGVPGSSPYNNKYQMSDMNSLARMVKWSYDEGEVNKGAPYPPCTGIHRRAVCVYGTGDLSWILKQHHLLANKFDPEVDDVAIYCLEEYLRHRTVLYM; via the coding sequence atgttcctgtgtaaccACAAGCGGTTTAGATATTTTCACTTTCATAGGCttctttttttggcacttttaacATTGTCTGGCACAATTTTGATAAAACACATGTTTAATCCCTGCACCATTGAAGACCTTCAAAATCCAGTGGACAATGCGAGGAAGCAATATTGTAGACGTGAACTTTATGGCTTTCTCAGGTTAAGACCCCAAGCACAAGGTGAGCTCAACTGTTCAAAGATTATAAGCGGGGATTCTGATGCAATAAAACAGGGGCTAGAAACCAATGCTGCATCAAAGGGAAAATTCATCCCCTTAAATGAGAAAGATTTTGTGAACATAACTTCTGACTGCACAAACTTTAAAAAAGTCAGAAAGTATGTCACTCTTCCAATGAGCAAGGAGGAAGAGAACTTTCCGATTGCTTATTCCATGGTAGTTCATACAAAAATTGATATGTTTGAGCGTCTTTTAAGAGCTATTTATGCCCCTCAAAATATttattgtgtccatgtggatgaAAAGTCTACAGAACAGTTCAAGGCTGCAGTAAGGGCCATTGCTTCGTGCTTTGATAATGTGTTTGTGGCATCTAAATTGGTTAAAGTGGTCTATGCCTCATGGTCCAGAGTACAGGCTGACTTCAACTGCATGGAAGATTTGCTGCAAAGCAAAGTGCAATGGAGATACTTGCTAAATACTTGTGGGACAGACTTTCCATTGAAGACTAATGCTGAGATTGTGAGAGTTCTGAAAACATTAAATGGAAAAAACACTATGGAATCTGAGTCGCCAACAGAATTTAAAAGGAAACGTTGGGAACACCGTTATGAAGTCGGGGATCATATTTCAGAGACCAAGACTAAAAAATCACCTCCACCAATAACAAGTCCCATGTTTACTGGAAATGCCTATATTGTGGTGTCCCGTGACTTTGTAGAATACATATTTAAAGACCCACAGGCACAAAATCTTATAGACTGGGCAAAAGATACCTATAGTCCTGATGAACATCTCTGGGCCACATTAAACCGAATGCCTGGCGTTCCAGGGTCCTCTCCTTATAATAACAAATATCAAATGTCAGACATGAATTCATTGGCTAGAATGGTAAAGTGGTCATATGATGAAGGAGAAGTAAATAAAGGAGCCCCCTACCCTCCATGCACAGGAATCCATAGAagggctgtatgtgtatatggtacagGAGATCTGAGCTGGATACTGAAGCAGCATCATTTGTTGGCAAACAAGTTTGATCCAGAAGTCGATGATGTTGCTATATATTGCTTAGAGGAATACTTAAGACATAGAACTGTTTTGTATATGTAA